The genomic interval GCACGGGTGCAAATTTCACCCATGATCATAAAGCTGGCATGTTTGTGCGACCAGCATTCCCCCATATTGGGACAACCGGCTTCTTCGCAGACCGTTACAAGCTTGTTGCCGCGAACAATGTCGAGGGTTTCCTTGTAGGCCTTGGAGCCAGGAGCCTTGACGCGGATCCAGTCCGGCTTTCTCTGGATCGGATTATCAGGCCGATGGGCCTTTTCGGGATGGCGGGGTCTGACAGCCACCTTGCTCACTGTGTCTGCCTTGTTTGAAACGGTATCAATGATCGTAACCATTCAGGTTCCTCGTCATCCCTATAAAGTCTGGTTGATCAGCAATATCCAACCTTTAGAAGGCGGTCAAGCCGATCAGGATCGAACTTTCTGATAGACAAACAGCACCAGAATTGCGCCGAGTGTCGCAATGATCGTGGTATCCAGAAACGCGTTATTGACGAAATGGATACCAAACTTTCCAGCAATAAAACCGCCGACAAATGCCCCGATCAGCCCCACAACAAGGTTTGTGAGCAAGCCATGATTGGAATCTGTCACTTTTTCAGCAATGAATCCGGCGATAATGCCGACAATAATCCAACCGATAAAACCCATGTTCCTACCTCTTGATTAAAATATGCAAGCGGACCCCATATCCGTCCTCTTACATACATAGCATCTGTGAGAGGGCAATCAAGTTCCCTAAGCGGGGCAGACGATGATACGCCTGCCCCGCAACGCTCACCACGTAGCTTCAAATTGGAGGATCATTGGCCTATACGACCCATAATCACGTCTGGATCACACGACCATAAGCGTCGCGAACCGATTCCGGCATCATTTCCGAAAGGGTCGGATGCGGGAAGATGGTTTCCATCAGCTCTTCTTCAGTGGTCTCAAGCCCCATGGCAACACAGAAGCCCTGAATAAGCTCGGTCACTTCAGCACCAATCATGTGGGCACCGAGCAACTGGCCGGTCTTCTTGTCAAAGATGGTCTTGATCATGCCTTCCGGCTCACCAAGCGCAATGGCCTTGCCGTTGGCGATGAATGGGAAGCGACCAACGCGAACGTCGAGCCCTTTTTCCTTGCAGGCCTGTTCGGTGAGACCAACAGAGGAAACCTGCGGATGGCAATAGGTGCAACCCGGGATCGTGCTCTTGTTCATTGGATGAGGCTTGAGGCCTGCGATTTTCTCAACGCAAATGGTGCCTTCATGCTCGGCTTTGTGGGCCAGCATCGGAGGACCAGCAACGTCGCCAATCGCATAGACACCTTCAACATTGGTGCGACCATATGCGTCAATCACGATGCAGCCACGATCGGTTTTGATGCCAAGCTTTTCAAGGCCGAGATTCTCGATATTGCCCTGAACGCCGACAGCAGAAATGATACGGTCAGCCTTGATGACTTCGGTCTTGCCACCTTTCTTCTCGATGGTAGCCTCGACATTATTGCCGCCCTTCTTGACGCCCGTCACCTTGGCTTCGGTCAGGATCTTGATACCCTGCTTTTCAAGGGACTTGCGCGCCATACCGGAGATTTCATCATCTTCGACCGGCAGGATCTTCGGCATCATTTCAACGACCGTTACATCAGCACCCATGGTGTTGAAGAAGCTGGCAAATTCGATACCAATCGCGCCGGAGCCAACAACCAGCAGGCTTTTCGGCATGATGTCCGGCTTGAGAGCGTTGAAATAGGTCCAGATCAGTTTCTGGTCCGGCTCTAGACCCGGCAGAACGCGCGGACGAGCACCGGTCGCCAGAATGATGTGCTTGGCTTTGTAGGTACCAGCATCGTCACCGGAAACAGTGAGCGAGCCTTTGCCTTCAAGAACAGCTTCACCCTTGATCACGGTGACCTTGTTCTTCTTCATCAGGAAGCCAACGCCTGTGTTCAGCTGCTTGGAAACGCCACGGGAGCGCTCGACAACCTTCTGCAGGTCAAAGCTTACGCCTTCAGCAGAAAGGCCATAATCCTTGGCATTCTGCATGAAGTGATAGATTTCTGCGGAACGAAGCAGAGCCTTGGTCGGGATGCAGCCCCAGTTAAGGCAGATGCCACCCAGTTCGTTCTTTTCAACGATTGCCGTTTTGAGACCAAGCTGCGCCGAGCGAATGGCAGTCACATAACCACCGGGTCCAGAACCGACTATAATTACGTCAAATTCAGTCTGTGCCATTTTGAAAATTCCTCTAAATCACCTCAGACCCCTCACCGAACTTGCAGGGCATCCCTCTCTTCCTTGAAAAAAGAAAAGCCGGAAAAACCGATTGTCCGGGAGCCGATCGCGCCATCGGCGCGACCGGAAAAGTCAGGAGGCCGTCGGGATTAGACCAACATGCTCATCGGGTTTTCGATGTAACCCTTGAATGCTTTGAGCAGCTCAGCGCCCAGAGCACCATCCACGGTGCGGTGGTCGGTAGACAGGGTAACGGTCATCACGGTCGCAACCTTGATTTCGTCACCATCAATCACCGGACGTTTCTCACCAGCACCCACGGCCAGAATGGTCGAATGCGGTGGGTTCACCACGGCAGAGAAGCTCTTGACGCCCATCATGCCCATGTTGGACACAGCGGTTGTACCACCCTGATATTCTTCAGGTTTAAGCTTGCGTTCCTTAGCGCGCTTGCCCATGTCTTTCATCTCGTTGGAGATGGTGGACAGGGCTTTTTCCTCAGCCTTACGAATGATCGGAGTGATCAGACCACCTTCGATGGAAACAGCAACACCCACGTCAACATGCTTGTGTTTGACCATGTTGTCAGACGTCCAGGAGACGTTGGCATCTGGCACATCACGCAGAGCAAGAGCCAGAGCCTTGATCACCATATCGTTGACTGAAAGCTTGTAGGTCGGCTTGTCGTCTTTGCGCGGAGCCGAATTGTTCAGCTGGCTGCGCAGAGCGAGCAGGTCATCCAGTTGGCAGTCAACCGACACATAGAAGTGCGGAATGGTCTGCTTGGCTTCGGTCAGGCGTTTTGCAATGGTCTTGCGCATGCCATCGTGCGGAACCAGCTCGTAAGAACCTTCTGCGAAGTTCTTGAGAACCTGTTCGTCGGACGGACCGGCAGGAGCAGCAGCGGCAGGAGCCGGAGCAGCAGCCGCTTTTGGTGCGTCTGCAGCAGCCGGAGCACCGGCTTTGGCAGTGCCAGCTTCAATCGCAGCATCCACATCGCGCTTGACGATACGGCCACGCGGGCCGGTGCCGGAGATCTTGGCCAGATCCAGATCATTGAGTTTGGCCAGACGACGAGCAAGCGGAGAAGAGAAGATGCGGTTGCCATCAGCAGCCGTTGGCGCAGGGCCAGCAGCCACATTGGCTTCAGGAGCAGCAGCCGCAGGGGCAGCCTCTTCCTTGGCCGGAGCCGCATCAGCAGCAGGCGCAGCAGCCGGGGCACCAGCGTCAAAGCCGTCCAGTGCAGAGGCGTCTTCACCTTCTTCCAGAAGCAGGGCAATCGGAGCATTCACAGCAACGTCAGCGGTACCAGACTCGACAAGAATCTTGCCGATGGTGCCTTCGTCAACAGCCTCCACTTCCATGGTTGCCTTGTCGGTTTCGATTTCAGCAATGACATCACCGGAAGTGATCTCGTCGCCTTCTTTCACCAGCCATTTGGCAAGCGTACCGCTCTCCATGGTTGGAGAAAGGGCCGGCATCGTAATTGTTACAGGCATAATCTCTCTCCTTTAAGCGGTGTAGGTGACAGCTTTAACAGCACCAATCACCTCGGCAACGGTTGGCAGAGCCAGCTTTTCGAGGTTTGACGCGTAAGGCATCGGAACATCCTTGCCGCAAACGCGAGCAACCGGTGCGTCCAGATAATCGAACGCCTGATCCATCACGCGGAAAGCAACTTCCGAAGAGGTGGAAGCCTGTGGCCAGCCTTCTTCGACAACAACACAGCGGCCGGTCTTGATAACCGAACGGATGATTGTTTCAGTGTCCAGAGGACGGATCGTACGCAGGTCGATGACCTCGGCTTCGATACCTTCCTTGGCCAGTTCTTCAGCTGCATTAAGAGAATGCTGCATGCCCATGCCGAAGGAAACGATGGTTACATCCTTACCCTTACGAGCAACCTTGGCCTTACCAAGAGGAACAGTGAAATCATCCATATCCGGCACATCAAAGCTGTGACCATAGAGGATTTCGTTCTCAAGAAAGACAACAGGGTTGTCAGACCGGATTGCAGACTTGATGAGGCCCTTATAGTCAGCCGCGCTGTAAGGATGCACAACAACAAGGCCAGGAACCTGGCTGTACCATGCGGTATAATCCTGAGAGTGCTGGGCAGCCACGCGGGCAGCAGCGCCGTTCGGACCACGGAACACGATCGGGTTGTGAATCTGGCCACCAGACATGTAAAGCGTCTTGGCGGACGAGTTGATGATGTGGTCGATTGCCTGCATGGCGAAGTTGAAGGTCATGAATTCGACGATCGGACGCAGACCAGCCATCGCAGCACCGGCAGCAAGACCAGTAAAGCCATGCTCGGTGATTGGCGTATCGATCACGCGGCGCTCACCGAACTCGTCCAGCATGCCCTGAGAAATCTTGTAGGCACCCTGATACTGAGCCACTTCTTCACCCATCAGGAAGACGTCTTCATCGCGACGCATTTCCTCGACCATGCCGTCACGCAATGCTTCACGAACGGTTTGGGTTTTCATCGGTGTGCCTTCCGGCACTTCCGGCTCTTCTTCAACATCGGGCAACGTTACCGGTGCTTCGGATTTTGGCTCGGCAGGAACCGAAGCCGGTGCAGCTGGCGCTTCTTCAGCAGCCGGAGCGGCATCCGTGGAAACATTGTCCAGAGCGGAAGCATCTTCGCCTTCTTCGAGGATCAGGGCGATCAGTTCGTTGACTTTGACACCCTGGGTGCCTTCAGCAACGACGATCTTGCCAAGAGTGCCCTCTTCGACAGACTCGACTTCCATGGTGGCTTTGTCGGTTTCGATTTCTGCGATCACGTCGCCGATTTCGACCTTGTCACCTTCTTGCTTGACCCACTTGGCCAGATTGCCTTCTTCCATGGTTGGGGAGAGGGCCGGCATAAGTACTTTAATTGGCATAATTCAATCCCTTCACCTTACAGAGGCATATAAATATCGGTCCAGAGTTCGGATTCATCCGGCTCAGGATTGGACTGTGCAAAGTCGGCAGCGTTGGAGACGACTGCGCGAATATCCTTATCGATGGACTTCAGCTCGTCTTCGGTAGCAAAACCACCATCAATCAGACGCTGACGCACCTGCTCAATCGGATCATGCTCATTACGCATTTTCTGCACTTCTTCCTTGGAACGATATTTCGCCGGGTCGGACATGGAGTGTCCGCGGTAGCGATAGGTGATCATTTCGAGGATATAAGGCCCCTTGCCTTCGCGTGCCCATTCAATGGCGCGTTCAGCGGCAGCCATAACAGCGCGCACGTCCATGCCATCAACCTGCTCACCAGGGATGCCGAATGAAATACCGCGCTGGGAAAGATCTGTGTTGGATGAAGAACGCTCAACCGAGGTTCCCATGCCATATTTGTTGTTTTCGATCACGTAGATCGCAGGCAGGTTCCACAGCTTCGCCATGTTGAAGCTTTCATAAACCTGACCCTGGTTGGATGCGCCGTCGCCCATATAAATAAAGGAGACATTGTCATTGCCACGATACTGGTTGGCAAAAGCAAGGCCGGTGCCGATAGAGACCTGAGCCCCTACGATGCCGTGACCGCCGAAGAAATTCTTCTCGCGGCTGAACATATGCATCGAGCCGCCTTTACCCTTGGAGTAACCGTCTTTGCGGCCGGTCAATTCGGCCATCACCCCTTTGGGGTCCATATCACAGGCCAACATATGCCCATGGTCACGATAAGAGGTTACCACCTGATCGCCGTCCTTGGATGCCATCTGCATGCCAACGACCACTGCTTCCTGTCCAATATAAAGGTGACAGAAGCCGCCGATCATGCCCATGCCATAAAGCTGGCCGGCTTTCTCTTCGAAACGGCGGATCAAAAGCATTTCACGATATGCGTGAAGTTCCTGATCCTTATCAAATTCTACAATTGTGCGATTAACCGGGGTGCGGGATGCCCCCTTCGCCGCCTTCTTGGCGGCGCTAGACGCGGATGCTGCCATGTTGCTGCTCCCTAAAGCGTTTCCATGCATGTAAGATAATTTAGGGAGTTCTAATCTGCAATTGAAGATCGCGCGAGTAATCCACCGAAAAATAATTGTTAACTTATTGATATTTAGTAAGAAAACACATTTAACCAGATTCTAGTTAAAAAAAATCTGTCACCCAAATTTCGGTTAATTATTGAAAATAACGATCTCATTCGGATCAGCGAGATCAAGATAGGCGCGGGCCCGTTCGTCCATCATGTCAGGATCAAGAGTATCCTTACGGAACAGGGCGATACGATGTTCGGCGGCTTCACGCTGATACCGCAAGGAGAGCAAATCAGCCTCCAAAGCGTCAGCCTGCACCTTCATACCTGCAAGCGCATACACGCCATAGCCGCCATGCAGCGTATGATACACGAAATAAGCGATGACGAACAGGAAAAAGAAGGGAAGCGCCAACTGGCGCAATACAGAATTTTTTCGTTGGCGTGTTGCCATACCGTACACCCTACACAAATCGGTTATCAGGCAGTACGCAAAACCTTTTCTGCCTGACACGGTTTCTATTTAGCCCCCTTAGCGTTAACAAACGCTTTCCAAAAACACATCAGACAGGAAATTTGCATATTTTTTTGGTATATAAAAAGTTAATTAATTCAATGGGTTAATAAATTACTTACAAAGACGCTCAAACCATCGCTCTCGATTCTTCAAGTGTGTCAAAATGAAGCCACACGCCTTTTTAGGACAGGAATAACAAGCATTTGATCTTGATCATGGGAGAGGATCAGCCCACAAGTAACAACAGCCTATGCCACAAGAAGAATGACTGAGAGTTTATCGTCTCAAGTGCTTTCAAACTTGCTGACAGCCAAGCCAACGATCGGGGCCAACACATGCATATCCATAGCAGACGCCTTCCTGTTTTTACGGACCTGCGCGATTTCATTAAATTCTGCGAGGAGCAGGGTGAGCTGATCCGCATTTCAGAGCCGGTCAGCATGAAGCTTCAGGCAACGGAATTGCAGCGACGCGTCATGACAAAGAACGGCCCTGCCCTGTTGATAGAAAACCCGATCAAATCCGATGGCACACTCAGCGCCATGCCGGCATTGATCAATCTGTTTGGTACGGTCAAGCGAGTCGCCTGGTCGCTCGGCTGCAACGAAGAGGAACTCATCGCCTTTGGTGAATTCCTGGCCTATTTGCGCCAGCCTCAACCGCCCGAACGCTCAGAGATTCTTCATGCCATTGGCCCTCTACTCAAGGCAGCCACCAGCCTTAGAGGCAAAGTACAAAGCCGGGCGCAATGTCAGCAAGTGATCCATACCGGTGAGGATATCGATCTGGACACTCTCCCCATCCAGACCTGCTGGCCTGAAGAGCCTGCGCCGCTTATTACATGGCCCATTGTCATCACAAAGCCTGCCGCAAGTGACGAAATCAAGAGCTATAACTGGGGTGTCTACCGCATTCAGCAGGCCAGCAAGAACACGCTTATCATGCGTTGGCTGGAAAATCGCGGCGGAGCGGCACACTTCCGGCAATGGAAAGCGCAAGGGCAAGACATGCCCATCGCCATCGCTATTGGCAGCGACCCGGCAACGATCATGGGGGCAGTCACCCCCATTCCGGAAACCCTGAGCGAAGCACAATTCTCAGGCCTGTTCCGGGGCAAACCGACTCAGCTAGTCAAAGCCAAGACCCAGCCGCTGCTCGTGCCAGCCAATGCCGAAATCGTCATCGAGGGCACGGTATCCGCCACAGAAACTCTACCCGAAGGCCCATACGGCGATCACACAGGCTACTATAATGCCGTGGAGCAGTTCCCCAAGGTGACCGTCACCGGCATCACCCATCGCAAGGATCCGATCTATCTGTCGACCTACACAGGCCGCGCACCCGATGAACCCTCAGTTATTTCCGAAGCCCTCAACGATGTCTTCATGCCGCTGGTGCGACAGGCCTTCCCTGAAGTCGTCGATTGCTGGCTGCCACCAGAAACGGCCTCCTACCGCGTCGCCGTCATTTCCATTGACAAACGCTACGCCGGACAGGCCCGCCGTGTCATGATGGGCATGTGGTCGATGCTGCCGCAATTCAACATGACCAAGCTGATCATCATCGTTGATTCTCATATCAATGCCCGCAGCTGGGAAGATGTCATGTGGGCCGTTGCCACCAAGGCAGACCCTGCCCGCGATCTCTTGCGCGTGGACAACACCCCCATCGACTATCTCGACTTTGCCTCCCCCCTAGAAGGGCTCGGCGGCAAGCTGGGGATTGACGCAACTGACAAGATCGGGTCGGAAACGAGCCGTGAATGGGGTCGCGAATTGAAAATGGACCCGAAAACCATTCACGAGGTCGACGATCTGGTCGCCAAGCTCAAACTCTAAAGCCAGAGGGCAGGACACGCTTCACCATGCAGGACAGAAAAAAGATCGGCCTTGTTGTCACCGGCGCATCCGGCTCGCTTCTGGGCTTTCACGCCATGAAACTGATGAAAGCACTGAAAGAAAGCGGCCAGCCACTAGAGCTTCATCTGCTCATAACGTCTGGCGGAGAGACGACAGCGAAGCTCGAACTGACCGAAGGGCAAATCGAAGAGCTCAAGGAATGTGCCGACCATTGCCATGACGATCACAATCTGGCCGCGTCCATCGCTTCCGGCTCCAATCCCCTTGATGGCCTGCTTTTTGCGCCCTGCTCCATTCGCAGCCTTGCCGCCATTGCCTATTGCCAGACCGACAGGCTATCGATACGAGCGGCAGACGTGATGTTGAAGGAGCGCCGCAAACTTGTGCTGGCCGTTCGGGAAACCCCGCTGCATCTGGGACACATTCAGGCCATGGAGCAAGTAACCCGCATGGGCGGGATCATAGCTCCGCCGGTTCCGGCCTTCTATCTCAAACCAGAAAGCATTGACTCCATGCTTGAGCAAAGCGCCGCACGCCTGCTCTCCCAGCTTGATATCGATGCCTCCTCCGTTTTGCAGCGCTGGAGCTAGAGAAACAAATCGCAATCAGTACTCCAGATTGCCTCCTCAGGATAAAAACGGAACAAACGCAGCAAGAGACCTGACAGACGACACCCCATTGGCTAAAGTCCCATGAGGCAAACGCAATCACAGGGGGATAAAATGCTGCTTTTGCGTTTATTCGGGGTCACACTAGTCGGCTTCTGGCGACTTATCATCGGCATCATTCTTGGTACGATCCTCTATATCTATTGCTTCCTCTATCAGGAGCAAATTTATACGAGTGTGCATGCCGCATCCCGCATTGTTATCGATTGGATCGACCACCAACCCTATATCCTTGCCTATGCCAAATGGTTCGAGCTTCTCAAAATAGACGACAAGCTCGCCTTTGCGCTCTATGTGCTATTCGGACGCCTCGCCTGGATGCTTATTGAAAGCAGCTGGCATTTCCTCCTTCGCAACAGCACGCGATAACCGCAAAACATCACCTATCGGAGAAACCAGCCGCCCTTGAGCCGCCAATCTCGTTCACGAACACACCGTCGGGCGCTTTCATTGTCTCTCGCCAAGGACTGAAACAAATGGAGGCACGTGATCGCCACGAGCCATTATCCTCTTTAAAACAGTACTTTCTTTTGATTATATTTCATACCCAATGAAATTATATCATTTCACTTCCAATGCAATATATTCCAAGAAACAACGTGAGATTGCTCTTGAAATAATCACGCTTTTGAGATAAATACACCCACGGTCGGCAGTTCACCAAGGCGTCACTGCTTCTTTGAAGAGCTAAACCTGCCACCAGAATGACCCGACACTTATCCCCGTGCCGCGTCGCAAGAGTGACCACGACTGACAATGATCGGCACAAGTCGAGGATAAGTCATGTCTAAACAAACGCTTCCCTTTCAGGTCGACGACATTTCTGCGCTTGCCAAATCCCTTAAAAAGGCAGCCGGACAAGCCAACATTGCACCCAGTCATGTTGAATGGCTCAATATTTTGGCGCGGGCGGCCGGTTATAAGAATTTCCAACATTTCAAAGCCAATCACGCAGCAGAGCAGCGGCTGGCAACACCCTCAAGGCCGCCGGAGACAATTGATCATCACTTAATAGAACAAACCTTGCGCCATATAAGCCCTGAAGCAACTTTACTCCGTTGGCCAAGCAGGAAGACGCAAAGAGGCTTGTGCCTCTGGTGGCTCTGGTCTCTGTTCCCTGCTCACGCCTCGCTCACAGAAGGTGAGGTCAACACCTTGTTGAAGAGCAGGAATAGCTTTGAGGATCACGCGATCCTGCGCCGTGCTTTGGTGGACCTACAATATCTCACACGCACAGCAAACGGCGCCGAGTATCGACGCAAGGAAATGCCGCCGCCAGCAACGGCCCGCACCTTCATACAGCTGATGAAGGCCCGTAAGGAACAGACAGGCACACCATCCAGAACCTGATTGCCCGCCGCCAGTCTGAACGACCGTTCGAATTCCCTTTGAAATCCATCGTGGCACATGCAGAGAAATGCCCTGACTTGAAAAAGCTTGGCAAAACTGCCCCACGGGAAAGCGAGATAGTATGCCCGCTTCACTGCACAAAATCATGGCTAGGAGCCAGACCATTCATACCAGCAAAGGCCCCATCGAATATGCAAGCAATGGAAGCAGCCAAGCTCCAGCCTGCCTTCTCATTCACGGAGGCATGGGCGGCATCGACCAAAGCGCCTTACTTGGCATCGCCACGCTTGGTTCGTGCCCCGCAATCAGAACAATCCCCCTATCCCGACCGGGCTATCTTGGCTCACCCCTCTCTGGCCGGAAATCTCCAAAAGAACAGGCCGACCTCTTTGCCGGCCTGCTGGATGAATTGCAGATAGACCGTGCGGCGATCATGGCCATATCAGCAGGAGGCCCATCAGCGATCGAATTTGCGGCGCGATATCAAGACAGATGCGCTGCACTCATACTTGTTTCATGCTGCACCACGCTTTTACCAGTCAAACGAGCCATTCGTATGAGGCTTGGCCTGATGAGTTTGCTATCGAAGTCCGAGAGAGCGATCGCATGGCTACAAAAGCGCGCCAGACAGGATCCGGCCAAAACGGCAAGCCGATCCATCTCAGATCCGGCATTGCTAAAGCAGGTAAAAGCCGACACGGAGGCATGGCCCCTAATGCAAGCCCTACAAGACAGTCTCTTTGACAGGATGCCGCAACGGCTCCCTGGCACCATCAATGACACTCAGCAGTTTAGCAAAGAAAGAGATATTTCCTTTGCTTGCATCCAGTGCCCAACCCTGATCATTCATGGAGAGAAGGATCCCGTCGTGCCGTTCGACCACGCCTTGATCGCACAACAGGCGATCAAGACTGCCGAGCTTCACCCTCTGAAGAATGCAGAGCATGTTGCATTATTTACGCATCTCGAAGAGATACGCAGCTTGGTCGGCTCTTTTCTCGAAGCGTATCAAGCAGACAAGACATAGAAATTCCCGGAGCCAACAAGGCGGCCGTGAACCCTATTTCTGCCCTGCCCGTTATTCCGCCGGTAAAGAACTCGTGTTAACTGGCAGGAAGACCGAAGAATTGATCAACTTGCGGACCACTGCGAACCAATAGAAGATATAGGCAATGCCGCAGGTAAAAATGCTCAGAATGAACCAGATCACGGCATGGCCTATAATCTGCCCCAGATTAAAGTCGACATGCACGCGCGCCAGTTTACCGCCATGCTGATCCACGAGGAATGTCTGGTTCAGCGGTGCTTTTGCCAGATAATAAGGGGCAATAACTGCACCGAAACCCAAGGTGATAATGCTGAGTATAATCCAGAGAATAATAAGCCCCAGAGCCTCTAACAATTGAAACTCACATTTGAAACCACTCATTTATAAAAGTCCTTATATTGAAAATCGCTCGCCATCCAAAACAATTAGTCCCCTGAACGGCATCCCCACAACGGTCACTCTAAAGAATTAATCACACATACCCATAATTGCACAACTTATAGTAAATGCGAGTTTTACTCAATCAAGTCCCTGCTATTACAAACAAAAACCGGCGCGCCCAATGGACGCGCCGGTCAAAAATTCAAGTTTCAAGCTCGAACCGAAGGTTCGTACAACCTGATATTAGCCCTTCAGGATAGAACGGCCAGCGAACTTAGCCATTGGGCCAAGCTCTTCTTCGATGCGGATCAGCTGGTTGTATTTTGCCAGACGGTCGGAACGAGAAAGAGAACCGGTTTTGATCTGACCGCAGTTGGTGGCAACAGCAAGGTCAGCAATGGTTGCATCTTCGGTTTCGCCAGAGCGGTGGGACATAACAGCCGTGTAGGATGCTTTATGTGCCATTTCAACAGCTTCCATGGTCTCGGTCAGGGAACCAATCTGGTTCACTTTAACGAGGATGGAGTTGCCAACGCCCATTTTGATGCCGTCTTTGAGGCGAGCGGTGTTGGTTACGAACAGGTCGTCGCCAACCAGCTGGCATTTGTCGCCGATTTTGGCGGTCAGCAGTTTCCAACCATCCCAATCGTCTTCGTCCATGCCGTCTTCGATGGAGATGATCGGATAGGAGTCAACCAGGTCAGCGAGGTAATCAGCCATGCCGGCAGAATCGAGAACCTTGCCTTCGCCTTTGAGGTTGTATTTGCCATCTTCGTAGAATTCGGAAGAAGCGCAGTCCAGAGCGAGGTAAACGTCTTCGCCCGGTTTGAAGCCAGCGTCCTTGATGGACTGCATGATGAAGTCCAGAGCAGCTTTGGTGGATTCAAGGTTCGGAGCAAAACCGCCTTCGTCACCAACAGCGGTGTTGTGACCAGCTTTGGAGAGGTTCTTTTTCAGAGCGTGGAAGACTTCTGCGCCCATGCGAACAGCTTCTTTGATGCTGTCAGCGCCAACCGGCATGATCATGAATTCCTGAACATCGATTGGGTTGTCAGCATGCTCACCGCCGTTGATGATGTTCATCATCGGAACTGGCAGGGTGCAAGCGTTCATGCCGCCAACATAGCGGTAGAGCGGCAGACCGGCAGCAGCAGCAGCAGCCTTGGCAACAGCCATGGAGGTGCCGAGGATGGCGTTTGCGCCAATGCGGCCTTTGTTTTCAGTGCCGTCAAGCTCAATCATGACCTTGTCGAGCTGGATCTGGTTTTCAGCGTCCAGACCTACCAGAGCATCAAAGATTTCGTCATTGACGGCTTCGACAGCTTTGGTGACACCTTTGCCGCCGTAACGTTCTTCGCCATCGCGCAGCTCGTGCGCTTCGTGAACGCCGGTAGACGCGCCTGATGGAACGGCAGCGCGGCCCATGGAGCCATCTTCGAGAACAACGTCAACTTCAACGGTAGGGTTACCGCGGCTGTCAAGGATCTCGCGACCCACGATGTCAATAATTGCGGTCATGATCGTACCTCAATTTGCATGATTTGGTTAAAGTCAGATGCTCGTTTATCTATCGAAATTCGAGATAGAATCATAGAGCAAGAAACAGTTTTTATGCACAAATGGACCCTATGGGAGCATTTTGTCAGTCCGATTACAGCCATTTGCGATCCGGCGCTTTGATCTGTGTAAAATTAGGCTTTAGTATTAAGCGAAATTGCGCAAATTCTTGCAACCTCGAATCGTGCTTGTGCATTTTAGGACTTGC from uncultured Cohaesibacter sp. carries:
- the lpdA gene encoding dihydrolipoyl dehydrogenase; the protein is MAQTEFDVIIVGSGPGGYVTAIRSAQLGLKTAIVEKNELGGICLNWGCIPTKALLRSAEIYHFMQNAKDYGLSAEGVSFDLQKVVERSRGVSKQLNTGVGFLMKKNKVTVIKGEAVLEGKGSLTVSGDDAGTYKAKHIILATGARPRVLPGLEPDQKLIWTYFNALKPDIMPKSLLVVGSGAIGIEFASFFNTMGADVTVVEMMPKILPVEDDEISGMARKSLEKQGIKILTEAKVTGVKKGGNNVEATIEKKGGKTEVIKADRIISAVGVQGNIENLGLEKLGIKTDRGCIVIDAYGRTNVEGVYAIGDVAGPPMLAHKAEHEGTICVEKIAGLKPHPMNKSTIPGCTYCHPQVSSVGLTEQACKEKGLDVRVGRFPFIANGKAIALGEPEGMIKTIFDKKTGQLLGAHMIGAEVTELIQGFCVAMGLETTEEELMETIFPHPTLSEMMPESVRDAYGRVIQT
- the pdhA gene encoding pyruvate dehydrogenase (acetyl-transferring) E1 component subunit alpha; amino-acid sequence: MAASASSAAKKAAKGASRTPVNRTIVEFDKDQELHAYREMLLIRRFEEKAGQLYGMGMIGGFCHLYIGQEAVVVGMQMASKDGDQVVTSYRDHGHMLACDMDPKGVMAELTGRKDGYSKGKGGSMHMFSREKNFFGGHGIVGAQVSIGTGLAFANQYRGNDNVSFIYMGDGASNQGQVYESFNMAKLWNLPAIYVIENNKYGMGTSVERSSSNTDLSQRGISFGIPGEQVDGMDVRAVMAAAERAIEWAREGKGPYILEMITYRYRGHSMSDPAKYRSKEEVQKMRNEHDPIEQVRQRLIDGGFATEDELKSIDKDIRAVVSNAADFAQSNPEPDESELWTDIYMPL
- a CDS encoding pyruvate dehydrogenase complex dihydrolipoamide acetyltransferase, whose translation is MPVTITMPALSPTMESGTLAKWLVKEGDEITSGDVIAEIETDKATMEVEAVDEGTIGKILVESGTADVAVNAPIALLLEEGEDASALDGFDAGAPAAAPAADAAPAKEEAAPAAAAPEANVAAGPAPTAADGNRIFSSPLARRLAKLNDLDLAKISGTGPRGRIVKRDVDAAIEAGTAKAGAPAAADAPKAAAAPAPAAAAPAGPSDEQVLKNFAEGSYELVPHDGMRKTIAKRLTEAKQTIPHFYVSVDCQLDDLLALRSQLNNSAPRKDDKPTYKLSVNDMVIKALALALRDVPDANVSWTSDNMVKHKHVDVGVAVSIEGGLITPIIRKAEEKALSTISNEMKDMGKRAKERKLKPEEYQGGTTAVSNMGMMGVKSFSAVVNPPHSTILAVGAGEKRPVIDGDEIKVATVMTVTLSTDHRTVDGALGAELLKAFKGYIENPMSMLV
- a CDS encoding GlsB/YeaQ/YmgE family stress response membrane protein, which gives rise to MGFIGWIIVGIIAGFIAEKVTDSNHGLLTNLVVGLIGAFVGGFIAGKFGIHFVNNAFLDTTIIATLGAILVLFVYQKVRS
- a CDS encoding pyruvate dehydrogenase complex E1 component subunit beta; protein product: MPIKVLMPALSPTMEEGNLAKWVKQEGDKVEIGDVIAEIETDKATMEVESVEEGTLGKIVVAEGTQGVKVNELIALILEEGEDASALDNVSTDAAPAAEEAPAAPASVPAEPKSEAPVTLPDVEEEPEVPEGTPMKTQTVREALRDGMVEEMRRDEDVFLMGEEVAQYQGAYKISQGMLDEFGERRVIDTPITEHGFTGLAAGAAMAGLRPIVEFMTFNFAMQAIDHIINSSAKTLYMSGGQIHNPIVFRGPNGAAARVAAQHSQDYTAWYSQVPGLVVVHPYSAADYKGLIKSAIRSDNPVVFLENEILYGHSFDVPDMDDFTVPLGKAKVARKGKDVTIVSFGMGMQHSLNAAEELAKEGIEAEVIDLRTIRPLDTETIIRSVIKTGRCVVVEEGWPQASTSSEVAFRVMDQAFDYLDAPVARVCGKDVPMPYASNLEKLALPTVAEVIGAVKAVTYTA
- a CDS encoding septum formation initiator family protein; amino-acid sequence: MATRQRKNSVLRQLALPFFFLFVIAYFVYHTLHGGYGVYALAGMKVQADALEADLLSLRYQREAAEHRIALFRKDTLDPDMMDERARAYLDLADPNEIVIFNN